The DNA sequence GCGGCAAGCAAAAATGAATTTTGCGAAGTGTATGGAGATAATGCAATTAAAGTACGCATTAAGGCACCTGCTGTAGAAGGTGCAGCCAACAAAGAACTCATTAAATTTCTCTCTAAAAGTTTTAAAGTACCTAAAAATCAGATTATTTTTAAGTCGGGAGAAACAAGTAAAATTAAGGTATTAAAGTTTCCTGCAACAGAACAGTTTTTTGCATGGATAGCCCAATATCACAATGGTTAAAGTGGTACGATAAAAAGAGAAGGTAACACAAATGGCACAAGAGAAAGCATACAAAGTACTTGCCC is a window from the Sulfurovum sp. genome containing:
- a CDS encoding DUF167 domain-containing protein, which encodes MNNDQITLHIKAQPAASKNEFCEVYGDNAIKVRIKAPAVEGAANKELIKFLSKSFKVPKNQIIFKSGETSKIKVLKFPATEQFFAWIAQYHNG